A window from Culex pipiens pallens isolate TS chromosome 3, TS_CPP_V2, whole genome shotgun sequence encodes these proteins:
- the LOC120425218 gene encoding 60S ribosomal protein L6 — MAPTKEKAAAAPKVAKPGKTGGDQKKKRANRFKNALLADGVRRYSKGKIAARKALYALKSLKKVRTEKPKVAITVVKKIGGAKNGGERKVLVKKNKSYLPTKSLIRKRSGKRCFRNHKRNIRKTLKKGKVLILLAGRHKGKRVVLLKALKSGLLLVTGPFALNSCPVRRVSQNYVIATKTRVDLRKAKIPKHINDGYFRRACKKKNTRTEKDIFAEKEEKYVPSEQRKADQKTVDEEVLKAIKAHPEAKVIRRYLKSMFSLRTNQYPHRMQF; from the coding sequence ATGGCCCCGACCAAGGAAAAGGCCGCCGCGGCCCCGAAAGTGGCCAAACCCGGCAAAACCGGTGGTGACCAGAAGAAGAAGCGCGCGAACCGCTTCAAGAACGCGCTGTTGGCCGACGGAGTGCGTCGTTATTCGAAGGGCAAGATCGCCGCCCGGAAGGCGCTGTACGCGCTGAAGAGCCTGAAGAAGGTCCGCACGGAGAAGCCGAAGGTGGCCATTACGGTGGTGAAGAAGATCGGCGGCGCGAAGAACGGTGGTGAGCGTAAGGTGCTGGTGAAGAAGAACAAGAGCTACCTGCCGACCAAGTCGCTGATCCGTAAGCGGTCCGGCAAGCGGTGCTTCCGGAACCACAAGCGCAACATCCGCAAGACGCTGAAGAAGGGCAAGGTGCTGATCCTGTTGGCCGGTCGTCATAAGGGAAAGCGCGTCGTCCTGCTGAAGGCGCTCAAGTCGGGTCTGCTGCTGGTGACCGGTCCGTTTGCCCTCAACAGCTGCCCGGTTCGTCGCGTCTCGCAGAACTACGTCATCGCGACCAAGACCCGGGTCGATCTGCGCAAGGCCAAGATCCCGAAGCACATCAACGACGGTTACTTCCGCCGGGCCTGCAAGAAGAAGAACACCCGCACCGAGAAGGACATCTTCGCCGAAAAGGAGGAGAAGTACGTGCCGTCGGAGCAGCGCAAGGCCGACCAGAAGACCGTCGACGAGGAGGTCCTGAAGGCGATCAAGGCGCACCCGGAGGCCAAGGTGATCCGCCGGTACCTCAAGTCGATGTTCTCGCTGCGAACGAACCAGTACCCGCATCGTATGCAGTTCTAG